The proteins below come from a single Halobacillus salinarum genomic window:
- the mmgD gene encoding citrate synthase, with protein MPEQTVYKPGLDGVVAAVTKLSYLDVDAEEIVIRGYELIELAEKTQYLDLVQLLLRGELPSNSERSSLEMALRTEYDLPDGFFQLFKQLPKETHPMDALRTGISALAGYDKQLEARKEEEISQTAVRLLAKIPNVVANSYHILHDEPAVDPKQELPFSTNFLYMITGQMPTPTDADFFDQSLMMYSEHEMPNSTFTARVIASTNSDLYGALTGAAASLKGNLHGGANEAVMHMLLEAKTTDGFRHLLHQKLKNKEKIMGFGHRVYMKKMDPRATLMKKALKCLSDDKQRGDLYEMCEAGEQLMKEEKGLYPNLDYYAAPVYYLLGIPIDLYTPVFFAARTIGLCAHVAEQYGNNKLFRPRVLYNGPRGLHP; from the coding sequence ATGCCTGAGCAAACGGTCTATAAACCCGGACTAGATGGAGTGGTCGCAGCCGTAACAAAGCTTTCTTATTTGGATGTGGACGCTGAAGAAATCGTTATACGTGGATATGAACTAATTGAGCTTGCCGAAAAAACGCAGTATCTCGATCTCGTTCAGCTGTTATTACGAGGTGAACTTCCTTCTAACAGCGAACGCTCTTCATTGGAGATGGCATTAAGAACGGAATATGATCTACCAGATGGTTTCTTCCAGTTGTTTAAACAGCTGCCGAAAGAAACTCACCCGATGGATGCACTACGAACTGGTATTTCTGCCCTTGCAGGCTACGATAAGCAATTAGAAGCGCGAAAAGAAGAGGAAATTAGCCAAACCGCCGTCCGTCTGTTAGCAAAAATCCCCAACGTCGTAGCAAACAGCTATCACATTCTTCATGATGAACCAGCTGTAGACCCTAAACAAGAACTCCCATTCAGTACAAATTTTCTGTACATGATCACCGGTCAAATGCCTACACCGACGGATGCAGATTTTTTTGATCAATCATTAATGATGTACAGTGAACATGAAATGCCGAACTCTACATTCACCGCAAGAGTGATCGCCTCTACAAACTCAGATCTTTATGGAGCCCTTACAGGAGCAGCAGCTTCATTAAAGGGAAACCTTCATGGTGGGGCAAATGAAGCTGTCATGCACATGCTGCTCGAGGCGAAAACGACTGATGGATTCCGCCACCTCCTCCACCAAAAGCTTAAAAACAAAGAAAAAATTATGGGCTTTGGCCATCGCGTGTATATGAAGAAAATGGATCCCAGGGCAACTCTTATGAAAAAAGCGTTAAAGTGTCTGTCCGATGACAAACAACGGGGAGATCTTTATGAAATGTGTGAGGCAGGAGAACAACTGATGAAAGAAGAAAAAGGTTTATATCCGAATTTGGATTATTATGCCGCTCCTGTGTACTACCTATTAGGCATTCCCATCGATTTATACACCCCGGTCTTCTTTGCTGCTAGAACCATAGGATTATGCGCTCACGTAGCTGAACAATATGGGAACAATAAATTATTCAGACCTCGAGTGCTTTATAATGGACCTCGCGGCTTGCACCCTTAA